In a single window of the Branchiostoma floridae strain S238N-H82 chromosome 2, Bfl_VNyyK, whole genome shotgun sequence genome:
- the LOC118410161 gene encoding CD2 antigen cytoplasmic tail-binding protein 2-like: MSKRKVQFAERSDDDDLDDQLEALGGEEGGGDKPSRPTRFKEKHSLDSDEEDKEDDDDKGRLSDEDIEGQEDDTIMFDGDIRVTPFNLKEEMEEGHFDKHGHFVADKEEEIRDNWLDNIDWVKIKKTEDLQKEREARGGQDMQDETEERSETEVLKETLQYMKPGETVAKALRRLGGGKKASSNRKWQTKKAKVDDEKEGDKKEPTEEDKAKTDMLRLTECADYFVQNGNYEFYQFTYERINYQLKGPSVPGMAASSSKNEDDILDMFGDSLDKDKGDSSQAKNGDTTNKSESKEETADPASDEVCWEFKWENQPDAEVYGPHPSSQMLQWSEEGYFPDGVFVRKSGQSEFYNSKRIDFELYT, translated from the coding sequence ATGAGTAAGCGTAAAGTGCAGTTTGCGGAGcgtagtgatgatgatgatctggaTGACCAGCTGGAGGCCCTGGGAGGAGAGGAAGGGGGCGGAGACAAACCCAGCAGACCCACCCGCTTCAAGGAGAAACACTCCCTGGACAGTGATGAAGAGGACAAGGAAGACGACGACGACAAGGGTCGTCTGAGCGATGAAGACATCGAAGGACAGGAGGACGACACTATCATGTTTGACGGAGACATCCGCGTCACACCATTCAACCTGAAGGAAGAGATGGAAGAAGGACACTTTGACAAACACGGCCACTTTGTAGCTGACAAAGAAGAAGAGATTCGCGACAACTGGCTAGACAACATTGACTGGGTCAAAATCAAGAAGACAGAAGATCTACAGAAGGAAAGAGAGGCAAGAGGGGGACAAGACATGCAGGATGAGACAGAGGAGAGGAGTGAGACAGAGGTGCTGAAGGAAACACTACAGTACATGAAGCCTGGGGAGACAGTTGCCAAGGCCTTGCGCAGGCTGGGTGGGGGTAAAAAGGCGTCATCCAACCGGAAGTGGCAGACTAAAAAGGCAAAGGTGGATGACGAGAAGGAGGGAGACAAGAAGGAGCCCACAGAGGAGGACAAGGCCAAAACTGACATGTTGAGGTTGACTGAGTGTGCCGACTACTTTGTCCAGAATGGGAACTACGAGTTCTACCAGTTTACTTACGAGAGAATTAACTACCAGCTGAAGGGACCGTCGGTGCCGGGCATGGCTGCGAGCTCATCCAAAAACGAGGACGACATTCTAGACATGTTTGGGGACAGTCTGGACAAAGATAAAGGAGACAGTTCTCAGGCTAAGAATGGAGACACTACAAACAAGTCAGAGAGTAAAGAGGAAACAGCCGACCCAGCTTCAGATGAAGTGTGCTGGGAGTTTAAGTGGGAGAACCAGCCGGATGCAGAGGTGTATGGGCCACACCCAAGCTCCCAGATGCTACAGTGGTCAGAAGAGGGGTACTTCCCTGACGGGGTGTTTGTCAGGAAGAGTGGACAGTCAGAGTTCTACAACTCAAAGAGAATAGACTTTGAACTCTACACATAG